The following coding sequences lie in one Myxococcus xanthus genomic window:
- the glpK gene encoding glycerol kinase GlpK yields the protein MPKAKYVLALDQGTTGTHVSILDTKLQVVGRSYKEFTQHFPKPSWVEHDLDEIWASSEWCIARALKDAGLRGKDIAAIGITNQRETTGLWMRGSGQPLSHAIVWQDRRTAEQCRRLKEQGVEPRVREVTGLVVDPYFSGTKLTWMFDHLKGARAKAEKGDVCFGTIDTWLVYKLTGGAAHVTDVSNASRTLLMDLTTLQWSDEMRAMLSVPAACLPQIRGSAEVYGTTRGMRSLPDGIPVAGMAGDQQSALFGQACFEPGESKCTYGTGAFLLMNTGSEPVRSSAGLLTTVAWRLGGTGTTTYALEGSSFIAGAAVQWMRDGLKVIKRAPDIEALAASVKDSGDVVFVPALAGLGAPHWRPEARGLFAGIDRSTTVAHMARAVLEGIALQIHDLAEAMRRDSGRDIPVFKADGGAAANNLLMQFQADVLGVPLVRPRNLETTSLGAAFLGGLGAGIWDSPEAIRRAWKAEKTFKPKMKADARERHLAKWKRAVERA from the coding sequence ATGCCGAAGGCGAAGTACGTCCTGGCCCTGGACCAGGGCACCACTGGAACGCACGTCTCCATCCTCGACACGAAGCTGCAGGTGGTCGGCCGCTCCTACAAGGAGTTCACCCAGCACTTTCCCAAGCCGTCCTGGGTGGAGCACGACCTGGACGAAATCTGGGCCAGCAGTGAATGGTGTATCGCCCGGGCGCTGAAGGACGCGGGCCTTCGCGGCAAGGACATCGCCGCCATCGGCATCACCAACCAGCGCGAGACGACGGGCCTTTGGATGCGCGGCAGCGGACAGCCGCTGTCCCACGCCATCGTCTGGCAGGACCGCCGCACCGCCGAGCAGTGCCGCCGGCTCAAGGAGCAGGGCGTGGAGCCGCGCGTGCGCGAGGTGACGGGGCTGGTGGTGGACCCGTACTTCTCCGGCACCAAGCTCACGTGGATGTTCGACCACCTGAAGGGCGCGCGCGCGAAGGCGGAGAAGGGCGACGTGTGCTTCGGCACCATCGACACCTGGCTCGTCTACAAGCTCACCGGCGGCGCGGCGCACGTCACCGACGTGTCCAACGCCAGCCGCACGCTGCTGATGGATTTGACGACGCTCCAGTGGAGCGACGAGATGCGCGCGATGCTGTCCGTCCCGGCCGCGTGCCTGCCGCAGATTCGCGGCTCCGCGGAGGTGTACGGCACCACGCGCGGCATGCGCAGCCTTCCGGACGGCATCCCCGTGGCGGGCATGGCGGGTGACCAGCAGTCCGCGCTCTTCGGCCAGGCGTGCTTCGAGCCCGGCGAATCCAAGTGCACCTATGGCACCGGCGCCTTCCTGCTGATGAACACCGGCTCGGAGCCGGTGCGCTCGTCGGCGGGCCTGCTCACCACCGTGGCGTGGCGGCTGGGCGGAACGGGCACCACCACGTACGCGCTGGAGGGCAGCAGCTTCATCGCCGGCGCGGCGGTGCAGTGGATGCGCGACGGGCTCAAGGTCATCAAACGCGCGCCGGACATCGAGGCGCTGGCCGCCAGCGTGAAGGACTCCGGAGACGTCGTCTTCGTCCCGGCGCTGGCGGGCCTCGGCGCGCCGCACTGGCGTCCTGAAGCACGCGGCCTCTTCGCCGGCATCGACCGCTCCACCACCGTGGCCCACATGGCGCGCGCGGTGCTGGAGGGCATCGCGCTGCAGATTCATGACCTGGCGGAGGCCATGCGCCGCGACAGCGGGCGCGACATCCCCGTGTTCAAGGCGGACGGCGGCGCGGCGGCCAACAACCTCCTCATGCAGTTCCAGGCGGACGTGCTGGGCGTGCCGCTGGTGCGCCCGCGCAACCTGGAGACGACGAGCCTGGGCGCGGCCTTCCTGGGCGGCCTGGGCGCCGGCATCTGGGACAGCCCAGAGGCCATCCGCCGCGCGTGGAAGGCGGAGAAGACGTTCAAGCCGAAGATGAAGGCGGATGCCCGCGAGCGGCACCTGGCCAAGTGGAAGCGGGCCGTGGAGCGCGCGTGA
- a CDS encoding 4a-hydroxytetrahydrobiopterin dehydratase — protein MASKPTLLAPEALQSFLSQHTEWKHEGGMIRRTFEAPTFLAGIAFVEQVAQAAEKADHHPDIDIRWRKVTLALVTHDAGGLTARDTALATEADRLFTEATRAQ, from the coding sequence ATGGCTTCCAAACCCACGCTGCTCGCTCCCGAGGCGCTCCAGTCCTTCCTCTCGCAGCACACCGAGTGGAAGCACGAGGGCGGGATGATTCGCCGCACCTTCGAGGCCCCCACCTTCCTCGCCGGCATCGCCTTCGTGGAGCAGGTGGCGCAGGCGGCGGAGAAGGCGGACCACCACCCGGACATCGACATCCGCTGGCGCAAGGTGACGCTGGCGCTCGTCACCCACGACGCCGGAGGCCTCACCGCCCGCGACACCGCGCTGGCCACCGAGGCGGACCGTCTCTTCACGGAGGCCACGCGCGCGCAGTGA